From Camelina sativa cultivar DH55 chromosome 20, Cs, whole genome shotgun sequence, the proteins below share one genomic window:
- the LOC104770816 gene encoding uncharacterized protein LOC104770816 isoform X3: protein MSKKRPTERRLFPDDDDGGGDKFYRLKVLLPNSTSVTLTLTNPEPKKNFVNLVKDEYDKTRKNCVLSGKKRKRVDWNMAAKSYLEFNGEKIKETVRFSKFKPDLCNIIRLDDGSGEGSNMYENMWDLTPDTDLLKELPQTYSFETALADLIDNSLQAVWSCSPGDRRLISVDVLGDRISIFDSGPGMDSSDANSIDKWGKIGASLHRSQKSKAVGGKPPYLMPFFGMFGYGGPYACMHLGRRTLVSSKTKQSKKVFTLQLNREALIDNRSILGKNWKVDGGMRDPLEEEFKLSPHGSFTKVEIFESECKMPEIDQLQCRLKDIYFPYIQCDEISKTGRTERPVEFQVNGYDLAETVGGEVATTNLNSKGREFWFQIRFVHGEKTKGSFQEANARLKFAYLPIIREKESIYKESSTIILESFKTLSRLYVRRLGRLLPEVSWASIPFMEKGDRATTLQKSCQRVICFVDLDAGFSPTPSKTDLASQSPFTLALKNFGSKSKEKDNDVSFVLHREGKSLVLGQVDQDYKTWVLEMHKTYDEEEASGEDDAVVIFDSLNNKALRISPDCEAVRVHSIMKRKGMSWKRGQKIRILKGACGGVHKNDVYATIDYFLVEGFDDEAGGDARIICRQINYSEDEGCILSMTKEVSRLELRSSSSFPISIIDSGMCLPLDEIEWNRKIGKQREKDPSRIDLLDEKDCRALNIDGESSFGDSVRAGETPPKQIVAVVRPASFTSSKVSKRLDQKHIVKMDGDMLMEVEFQDTNIKSRDMNTKILYSDHCFPTSFKGFQGLYIFPLESKHPDMFNKAGIYNFCFSIGKSITAKKKVVVEPSSKVGSWKLASNLEFTEQYNVQVGSSLPPCSIACFDEYENQIPFTSVPTLEVELKASPGFERKIEMIEANLVDDGILKVENMLVETNGLDQIRPDYDATLMICSKDEPFSVSVACKIKPGPMKRVVEMYPEALENLLPDSTVQNYILEVFDGYNNHVAEGTNVQICTEGYCIKDSMGLNQKVDSFGCVDLSGILQVTAGYGKSISLSVMSGIDEIFKKESIIEKRELRLLTKLPDCCTAGTNLTNLKFKVTDSDGVIDTSIHHDENSGYFHTMSTESDSSSVESEVKYAFVHGFCKVPTLPLPESEGDFSLRVFHSRFREIHMSLKIQLTPAQTFERDEIGCSTPYPRMSFTPQSKMASTTNSSVAPTGQTPCSQFRVLNIKASSSTLGSQTGLMDMAQFTESLKEKLIRYSEHRVEVDERLKCLEAELNQAKEEFNTLQASLEHLGATFPECLSTKESMMKQIEEKHPDTAASVFCYLYRKGAPPQSLLLSKKGLFGLVAILGSVASTSLSRVLSEYLGEDLMLSLVCKSAQCGSSSAEYRRLQSEAVRLGRSITNHRFHVLCLDAIRPWKDGLLENDPQKKLAMDDPKLSDGDPIPGFKGYAVNMIDLDPVELCIQTYSGYGLRETLFYHLFGNLQVYETQKQVEAALPHINGGGAVSLDGFIAKGNGFIYSGCSKPEIHFPITVTENEEEKLRKLEAARDRVRMAAKKIEEEKCSLSKLDKKMKKTNEAYHNATNSLELIQTLPHEL, encoded by the exons ATGAGTAAGAAGAGACCGACCGAGAGAAGATTGTttccagatgatgatgatggtggagGAGATAAGTTTTACAGGCTCAAGGTTCTTTTGCCAAACAGCACTAGTGTGACACTCACACTTACTAACCCTGAGCCTAAAAAGAATTTTGTTAACCTGGTGAAAGATGAATATGACAAAACCCGGAAAAACTGTGTTTTGTCCGGTAAGAAGAGGAAGCGGGTTGATTGGAATATGGCTGCTAAATCTTATCTCGAGTTTAACGGTGAAAAGATTAAAGAGACCGTTCGATTTTCAAAGTTTAAGCCCGATTTGTGCAATATCATACGTCTAGAT GATGGGTCTGGAGAGGGGTCTAATATGTATGAG aACATGTGGGATTTAACACCTGATACTGATTTGCTTAAAGAACTACCACAAACTTATAGCTTTGAGACAGCTCTTGCGGATCTAATT GATAATTCTCTGCAAGCTGTGTGGTCTTGTTCGCCCGGAGATCGAAGACTGATTAG TGTCGATGTTCTCGGTGATCGAATTTCAATCTTTGATTCTGGTCCTGGAATGGACAGTAGCGACGCAAATTCTATTGATAAATG GGGGAAAATAGGGGCTTCATTACATAGGTCACAAAAATCCAAAGCTGTTGGAGGCAAACCACCATACCTTATG CCATTCTTTGGGATGTTTGGATATGGAGGTCCTTATGCttgtatgcatttaggaag GCGTACTTTGGTGTCTTCAAAGACGAAACAGTCTAAGAAAGTATTCACCTTGCAACTCAATCGAGAAGCTTTGATTGACAATCGTTCTATCTTGGGAAAAAACTGGAAG gtTGATGGTGGAATGAGGGATCCTCTAGAGGAGGAATTCAAGTTATCACCTCATGGAAGCTTCACAAAG GTTGAGATATTTGAATCCGAATGTAAAATGCCAGAAATAGATCAACTTCAGTGCAGACTTAAGGATATATACTTTCCTTACATTCAG TGTGATGAAATCTCTAAAACTGGGAGGACTGAAAGGCCTGTAGAGTTTCAG GTCAATGGATATGATTTAGCTGAGACAGTAGGTGGAGAGGTTGCCACTACCAACCTAAACTCCAAGGGTCGAGAATTTTGGTTTCAGATTCGATTCGTTCACggtgaaaaaacaaaag GGTCATTCCAGGAGGCAAACGCTCGCCTCAAGTTTGCTTATCTTCCAATCATACGG GAAAAAGAGAGTATTTACAAAGAGAGCAGTACTATTATTCTGGAAAGCTTCAAAACTTTAAGTCGTCTTTATGTACGAAGACTTGGTCGTCTACTCCCAGAAGTATCTTGG GCATCAATTCCGTTTATGGAAAAGGGGGACAGAGCCACTACTTTGCAGAAATCGTGTCAAAGAGTGATATGCTTCGTCG ATTTGGATGCTGGTTTTAGCCCAACGCCTTCAAAA ACCGATCTTGCAAGTCAAAGCCCCTTCACTTTGGCTCTGAAAAACTTTGGTAGTAAATCAAAGGAGAAGGATAACG ATGTCAGTTTTGTGCTACATAGAGAAGGAAAATCTTTAGTACTTGGGCAAGTGGACCAGGATTATAAGACTTGGGTTCTTGAGATGCATAAGActtatgatgaagaagaggcgTCAGGGGAAGACGACGCAGTCGTTATTTTTGATTCCTTGAATAACAAAGCTCTTCGCATTTCGCCTGATTGTGAAG CTGTGAGGGTGCACAGTATTATGAAGAGAAAAGGGATGTCATGGAAGCGTGGACAGAAGATCAGGATTCTGAAAGGTGCATGTGGAGGGGTTCACAAGAATGATGTCTATGCGACAATTGACTATTTTCTCGTTGAAGGTTTCGACGACGAAGCAGGCG GTGATGCCCGGATTATATgcag GCAAATCAATTACTCTGAAGATGAGGGATGCATTCTTTCAATGACTAAAGAAGTTTCAAGATTGGAACTACGAAGTTCTTCATCTTTTCCAATCAGTATTATTGACTCTGGAATG TGTCTACCTTTAGATGAAATTGAGTGGAATAGGAAAATTGGGAAGCAACGGGAAAAGGATCCATCGAGAATTGATTTGCTGGATGAGAAAGATTGCAGAGCATTGAACATTGATGGG GAATCATCATTTGGTGATTCAGTGCGTGCTGGAGAAACTCCCCCGAAACAGATTGTTGCAGTTGTTCGACCTGCTAGCTTCACATCTTCAAAAGTGTCGAAAAGGTTGGATCAGAAACATATTGTGAAGATGGATGGAGACATGCTCATGGAAGTAGAATTTCAAGATACGAATATAAAATCAAGGGATATGAATACCAAAATTTTGTATTCAGATCACTGTTTTCCTACATCCTTTAAGGGGTTTCAAGGTCTCTACATCTTTCCACTTGAGTCAAAGCACCCCGACATGTTCAATAAAGCTGGCATTTACaacttttgtttctctatt GGAAAATCGATTACTGCTAAGAAAAAGGTGGTTGTTGAACCGTCTTCGAAGGTGGGAAGTTGGAAACTTGCTTCTAATCTTGAGTTCACGGAGCAGTATAATGTTCA GGTGGGTTCTTCACTTCCTCCTTGCTCTATCGCTTGCTTTGATGAATATGAAAATCAGATACCATTCACTTCTGTTCCAACTCTGGAAGTTGAACTGAAAGCCAGCCCCGGATTCGAAAGAAAGATTGAAATGATTGAGGCCAACCTGGTAGATGATGGAATTCTCAAAGTCGAG AATATGCTCGTTGAGACTAATGGGTTAGATCAGATCAGGCCAGATTATGATGCAACCTTAATGATATGCTCAAAGGACGAACCATTTTCCGTCTCAGTTGCTTGTAAAA TTAAACCTGGGCCTATGAAGCGTGTTGTTGAGATGTATCCAGAGGCTTTGGAAAATTTGCTTCCAGATTCTACTGTTCAAAATTATATCTTGGAG GTGTTTGATGGATACAATAACCATGTTGCAGAAGGGACTAATGTTCAGATTTGTACTGAGGGCTATTGCATCAAAGACTCGATGGGCTTAAACCAAAAG GTTGATAGTTTTGGCTGCGTTGATCTGTCAGGAATTCTCCAAGTAACGGCCGGCTATGGGAAATCTA TATCACTCTCGGTTATGTCTGGTATTGATGAGATCTTCAAGAAAGAGTCTATAATTGAGAAACGAGAGCTCAGGCTCTTAACAAAG CTGCCCGACTGCTGTACTGCTGGTACAAATCTTACAAACCTCAAGTTCAAAGTGACGGATTCAGATGGTGTTATTGATACTAGTATCCATCATGATGAAAATTCTGGATATTTTCATACCATGAGCACTGAATCTGATTCAAGCAGTGTTGAGAGTGAAGTCAAATATGCATTTGTTCACGGGTTCTGCAAAGTTCCTACACTTCCCCTACCTGAGAGCGAGGGTGACTTTTCTCTTAGGGTTTTCCATTCTCGATTTCGCGAGATTCATATGAGCTTAAAG ATTCAGCTAACGCCTGCTCAAACATTTGAAAGAGATGAGATTGGGTGTTCTACACCTTATCCAAGGATGAGTTTCACACCTCAATCAAAGATGGCTTCAACCACAAATTCATCGGTGGCTCCAACTGGACAAACTCCATGTTCACAGTTTAGAGTTTTGAACATTAAGGCATCGTCATCGACTCTCGGTAGCCAAACTGGCCTGATGGATATGGCACAGTTCACTGAG AgcttaaaagaaaaactcattagATACAGTGAACACAGAGTGGAAGTAGATGAGCGTCTAAAATGTTTGGAAGCTGAACTAAACCAGGCTAAGGAAGAGTTTAATACCTTGCAAG CTTCTCTGGAACATCTCGGTGCTACGTTCCCAGAATGCCTATCCACAAAAGAATCAATGATGAAACAAATCGAAGAGAAGCATCCTGACACTGCAGCATCGGTTTTCTGTTATTTGTACAGAAAGGGTGCCCCTCCGCAGTCACTGCTTCTGTCAAAGAAAGGATTGTTTGGCCTTGTAGCTATTCTTGGTTCAGTTGCCTCCACCTCCCTTAGCAG GGTGTTGTCTGAATATTTGGGAGAAGACTTGATGCTCTCTTTGGTATGCAAATCGGCACAATGTGGCTCGAGTAGTGCTGAGTATCGCAGGCTTCAATCTGAAGCTGTTAGACTTGGAAGATCTATAACCAATCATCGGTTTCATGTTCTATGTCTTGATGCAATTAG ACCTTGGAAGGATGGGCTTTTGGAAAACGATCCTCAGAAGAAATTAGCCATGGATGACCCGAAGCTGTCCGATGGAGATCCCATACCGGGTTTCAAAGGCTATGCCGTGAACATGATTGATTTGGATCCAGTGGAGCTCTGTATACAAACATACTCAGGATACGGGCTTAGAGAGACGTTGTTCTACCATCTCTTTGGGAATTTACAGGTATATGAGACTCAAAAGCAAGTTGAAGCAGCTCTTCCACACATCAATGGTGGTGGTGCAGTTTCTTTAGATGGTTTTATCGCAAAAGGAAACGGATTCATATATTCCGGGTGCAG CAAACCGGAAATTCATTTCCCGATCACAGTaacagagaatgaagaagagaagctgaGAAAATTGGAAGCAGCAAGAGACAGAGTGAGAATGGCAGCGAAGAAGATAGAGGAGGAGAAGTGCTCATTGAGTAAgttagacaaaaaaatgaagaaaacaaatgaagcTTATCACAATGCAACGAACTCTTTAGAGCTAATCCAGACTCTGCCCCATGAGTTATGA